A stretch of DNA from Bactrocera neohumeralis isolate Rockhampton chromosome 6, APGP_CSIRO_Bneo_wtdbg2-racon-allhic-juicebox.fasta_v2, whole genome shotgun sequence:
GTCTTTATGTTTCTTCAGTTGTTAGCTATTTCAGCAGCTTTTCTAACTACACAGACTTCTGCCTAGAAGATATTGCATTATGGCGGATGCTTGGAGTGTCGCCTGAGATCTAGTAATGTCAATTGGTTgtaggttaatttacctttctaGTGCAGCTGTTAGAGTGAGCCATCCCATTTTGCAGAGAACACCAAAGCAAGGcccgaaaataataataccgcatacgttcggagcgctcggagtgcacacctggcactttaaacgcgtttttttttttcaaaagacacttttttaaactggcggacatgattccggtcgaactactcaaccgatttgcttaatttttttttaaatgttcacataACGCCTGTCGGGACGATATGctagtttcataattttttataatttattgacaatgttatgacaaaatttatgtaaaaaaaccgggggaaaaatttaaaaaaagcgccaattacttttttatttatcaatattctTTCATgattcagatgatccaaacatgagacatcgtgtccgccagtgaaaaaacgtaTCTCATTTAACCAGCCATTTCTCCGTCAGACgttatcaaaaaattccgaaaaaaattgtttatacactccataTCGTGGAGTACCTCATCATAAGTGACAAAAGCTCTAtggtagaataaaaatttctatgaaaaaaaaaaaaaaaatccgaagGCTCAGGAACGCGTGGACGGGATCTTTTAGTatctattaaatttaaagattaaatatattacgacatatgtatgtaattctcAAGTTATGcactactaaatttttttcatttttttgtcatttattttcaacaaaaacttattaaaatacaAGATATAACTTATCATAAAATCAAATTGATACCAAATATATTTGTGGTCTCTACAATAACTAACAATATTGAGCGCTTTATTGTTCAATCAACTTCCAGCTTTCGGAAACTTCCTATAACTCCAGTATCAATGTCGCTAATAATCTTTACTGACGGGCTGTTACAGTCTTTAGTTATTTCAATGCACATTTCATCGAGAGCTAATATAGAATCTCGTTTTTGGATGAGTTTCAATTTAAAGTCCTTTATAATATCAGCCATGGGAATGCTACCCCCATAttcttttggaagaatttcagGTTTAACTCTCTCTTTCAATGCATCCACCGATTTGTGTATCTTTCAAGAAATATAATTAGTTCGAGTTACATAGTAATAGAATTAGAACTTACAGTTATAcggttttttagtttttcgctAAGCAATGATACTCCTAATTCGATAATACGATTTGCAAAGTGTGGGATATTAACAAAATGTGTTGCTTTATGACGCATTGGAGTAGAATTCTAAAAAgaaaactcaaataaatttcacaatcggccaacaaaaacaattacttACTTGTATACATTTTACCATATTTCTTAAATCTGACAGAGACCAAAGACTCGCAAATCCCATATTTATCCCACTTTCATCGTTAATATATACATAGCCAGCCACTTGTGACGGCTCATCATCTAATAAACCTTCACATATCAGTGAGTGCACACGCGCCATCTGAACAGAACTGTATTTATAaggatcaaaattttttgccacCGATAATATTATTTGTCTGCCGTCATCATCCCTTTGTGGCAAGGGTACTAGGTACCCGTTATCGAAAATTTCGCTGATAGTTGGGTCTAAAATATCAAGGTTTGAAAACCATTGTGGGAATAATTGACGTATAGTTAAATAGCGTTCAAGCATTTCACATGCATCCGGAACGGAGAACttttttgttcttaaaaatCGTAGTAGGAAAAGAGTATCTGTGCGACACTTTTTGATGCGCGGGTGTTTCGATATCCATTCACGAAACTGATGTAGTGCTTGGTGGCGTATGTTATCATCTTCGTGTAATTCTTCTTTTGCTATCAATTTCAGCGCTGGACTTAAGGAACAGGTATAAGGATCAAAAGATTCAGTAGATTCGCATTCGGTAGTTTCGGGTTTGTGCTTTGTTTCGGCTTCCAACACtggaaaatcatataaaaattatattaagccAATAAGTAAGGACAAAGTTTGGAtgtaattttatacttttaagtGACACATATGATATACGAGTACTATACGCAGTTTAGCTCAAGGGTGCAGAccaatttaattcatatttagcGCTAAACCACATTTTGTGTAAGAACACATGtccacttaatttcattaaaatactaCACATTTTGACCGTTTGAGGTCAGGATAAAGTCGGAAATTACTACATAGGCTATATTGGGTTGAGAGGAAGCTTTGAATTGATGGCGATAATTTTTCATCTAACTCTACTAAATTCAAGAACATGTTATTACCTAATTAAATAACTCACAAAATGACTGACATATACAGCATAAGGTCTGCTGAAATAacgaaaattaatattacaaatattaatatatgagAGATGGAGTAATTCGTAGactaaatttacaaatttgtttattattatatgcaCAACTAAGTTCTCACTGTTTGTTAATGGATTGAAACTGCATTTCCACATTAGCGACTTTTTATGAGTCATATACTTTTGGTTGTACGAATATGACCGACTTTTTGCCAAATAATCGTCATTTGCGGGAAgtgttgattttcttttttaagtcaAAGAAATCGGCGGCTGAAGCGCATCGGGaactcaaaaaagtttacggaGGTGCTGTCACAAAGCGTGATGTAGTCGATTTTATCGCTTCAAAGACGGTGATTTCGATATTAATGACCGTCGGCATGAAAGAAGGCCAAAAACCTTCGAAGACGGTGAATTGGAGATGTTGCTCAATGCGAATCCGTGTTAAATGCAAGAAGAGTTTGCTTCAGCATTGAGAGTCACCCGCCAAGTTATTTAAAGGCGATTACATGCGCTGAAACTTGGGTTCCTTATGATCTCATTACCAGAGGAGGCACGAAACAGTTCTGCTTCATGACAACGCTCGGCCTCACGTTGTCAAACCCGTACAAACCTGCCTGGAAACGCTTAAATGGGAAGTCATACTCTACCCGCTATATTCTCCAGATATTTTACTATCCGATTATTttttgttccgatcgatggcactTGGTCAGAAGCAGTTCCACTCCCAAGACCacatggaaaatttttgttttggataGCATCACAAAATGAACAGTTTTGCtagaaaaatggtaaaaagactacttcgaataattttattgtaacCATTTCTTtacgataaaattattttttctaaaaaaaaaaaacagtgagaACTTCTTTGCGCAccaattattaacaaaaatccAACCGGAAGCTTGTGGGggacatatttttttccattttcagcACAGCGATATATTATTTCCAGAAAAAGATTCGATCTGACAATTATTAAGATATGTATGCCGATGAAAAGATATACTTGTATGGCGTATAAatcaagtatacatatgtatgtcagctGGGGTTTTATTGGCCCGATTTTGAACCGCTTTTGGCTTCACGACACACCATTATCGAAGGAATATGTTCTCTAAGTTTGATTTAGATAACTTCTGTATTGTccaatatatgtaggtatatggtataaagtcaaccaaaAGCTTGAACATctttatgttaaatatatgaGGGCTAGGAGAAGTATTAACTCTTttctcttaaaaattaaaaaaaaaatctttcataaAATACAATTTGTGCTGCGGAATGCCCATTGTATACCTAAAATTGTAATGTTGACATTGGGCACAGCTGCTTTAAGATATCGACTACACagcgtatatattttttttatggtatAGAAGTTATTACGCTTTACAAAACCagtttttaatatatgaagGTCGATGGCTATATCTTACACACTTGTAGTTGGTTTTGATAGTAATTGATATGGGTAAATATGATCGCTGCCCTTGGCTTAAGAGAAAAATGTCTGGTGTATATTAGTAGGCaagacaataaaaattgttcgattttatatctaaatgtacgAGAACTCCattatttagtaattttctGTGTTGACTTATTGAAAAGTTCTTcagtaattttttctttagcaagttactacgcttattgtagttttgaaattaaactttGTATGAGAGATGAGAGTTTTCatcatactaaaattttttttttccattttgaagTTACAGTTTGAGAATTATTGACTTCGTACCTGACactgttttgaaattgttgatATTTATCTATAACAATATCACAATCAATAAGTCGAAGAAAATGTAAAAGGAATAGTGTATTAGACATATACTTTTTTGTCCGTCAAGTTCACTGTGAATCAAAGATATGGTTGtaagaaaataagtaaaataaataacttcTTAACGAGAAATTTTCCTTGAAaaggtaatttatttttatggtagTGGCGGTAATTTTAGATATATACCAGTAAttctaaacataatttttaaattgtatcatcacatttcaaatttattcaCATAACACCAAGCAgtgcttagtttttttttaattgtaggtTTTGTAAGAGTTGGCATTGAATGCATTCACTTTCACTTAACGCCAAAAAGTGTGTCATGCAATACTTCACTTGTTTACACTATATTTACTTACGAACGCAATGTTTTTGTATATCAAATAATTATACTAAAtccttacatatatatacataaatggtaatataaatttaaagtttggtAGCATGCActtgtttgtaaataaaaaataatttaaatgttataaaattgtatgtttCAAGCCCCTTAAAGTACATATTATGAATTTGGTAGCAGAAAATAtgcgtgtttgtatgtttgtaagatGTAAGCTGTATAGTAAATtgagttcaataatttttacttctgttacacatttcaaaaattgattaaatacCTATCTatcatataatacatacatataatacgtATATAAGATTATAATcaatatttcttcgaaaataggTCACTAATGGGTTTAATTCGGTAAACTCACTTATTATGTAATAATTTGTTAGATTTATAACCAAcgtttatttttggttttaagagGACAACACTGTTGTTTAAATAGCAATCCAAATGAAACTAAAGTCtctttttgactttaaatttgtttgaacattatatgtatatatgtacatacatatatactcatagTGTTACTTCATACACATAAACTTTTAAGTCgggtatataccatatattaccAAATTTACATGTTTTATATACTGAAGATCCACATTTGTGCGCATGTATGCATGCCATATTAATTGTTGTATCTCTGCAACTATGTAAAATCCGTCAGTAATATCATGTTTGTATTTCGTATACGTGAACTTACATATGTTTGAACACACACTAATACAATAATTTGATTAAGTTTGCTTGGTAATAACAGGTACGCAGGCAAACAAAGAAGTAATCTTCACTTATGCATAACACAAAACgtcactttaatttttttatagataaataccaaaaatatttttgttttacatcaagTTAGAAAAGTATTCAGTCATCTCATCTTCAACGAGTACGACGGCGATTCGGACTGCAAGTCTTATAGGCActattctttttatactctgaacagtgtttattaagtttgccacggaGTTTGTCTCTCACCCCAGAAGGAAATATCGGAGACCctacaaattatatacatatacatatgtatatgatcagCGAGACGAGCTGGGCCGAGTCTGTCTGTTCATACGCGAACTAGTACCTCAATTTTGGCAAACGTCTTTTTCTCCCAAATAAGCTGCTCGTTTATCGAAATCTTCGATATCGAaatactatagcgtatagctattatacaaactgaacgtgaGAATTAAGtctttgtttgtaaaatttttgtttgacgagatattttcacgaaactaAGCGTAGATTATTTTCGATCAATTtctatccgaagaaattgaaaatggactACTACAGCCTAtaactgctatacaaactgaatgatcacaATCATATTCTTGTGTGGAGACTTATCCAGTAATGCATATGCAGAAGGtaatttcaaactaaatgagTGCAACTCAGTGATTCAAGCTAAAATTCTCGAACTAACAGAAGTGATAATTCAGGCTCTCCGTAGCTCCAACAGGCAGGCAATAACTAGACTTTCAGGTTGTAATTCGCTTAATATCATCTGAGTACCCCGTTTTATAAGGATAAAAGAAAACGTAGAGTTGGACGAGTTGATTGGGAACACAATTTCTCTAATCTGCCCCAGACCACTCATTCAATATAGCCACCTCAAATGAGATATATGCAATATCTATAGCTTCAACCAAAGAGGCTGAATTTaatgtattaggtatatgaggacAATATTAACTAATGATACGAAAACCATGTTAGTGGGGATAAAAGGGTATGGTCTAGACCAATATTCATATTCAACGTGAAACTACATTATGTTTATGTACACATACTCTCttcatttcattgaaatatcacATACATTGGCCAACATAAACGGCTTAAAGTCAGTTGAAATTCATTATATCGGATGGATTTGGGCTGGAAAAAGGTCTGAACTGATTGTGTTAACTTGTGATATTGCTCAAGTATATTCATAAACATGTTTCCACACGCAATTTTATGCAGATAACATACACTCTGaccgatatataatatttgacaCAAAGTCcgctaaaataattaaaatcaatatatgtacatacgtatgagGTATCCGGTAGCTGGGTTAATTCGTTGATCAATTTTACCCATTTTCTTCATTAAACTATATTATGTTTATCTAATATTATACGTTTACTTAATTTTGCCaagatatctcacatattggccgGTATATAGATATAGTGTATAGATCGGGTGTTGAGCCGATTTGATCTATTTTTGACACAACGTTACagtattattattgaaatattccctctgaatttcaataatagatCTTCCACATTGTCCGATATTCTCGATAAGCAAAACGGTATCTTGGAGCTTACAGAGTTATGGTCAGATGTTGACATTTTTTACCTACCGAACCTTCTCTAACTTTTCGGGTAATACATTTATTTCGGGAGATCGTGTATATCCGAGATTTTCCAGATGGCGAGCTTTGATTCGCGTTCGAGCCAATTATGATGTAGGTTCTCCTTTAACAGTGTCCTCATCAGGTCTCTGGAGGTGGCTTTACCTTATCGTCGTGTGTTATATAGGGCGAGGCTAGTTAGAACACTCTGCATCGTCTTCCACCTTAAAAGATCTTAGTTACCGAAATTAGGTAATATTTAGTTCTAATAACAAAGTTCTCCGGACGAAGCAAGAGATTGGCTGCTTTTGCGTGCTGAAGGACCTCCATCGTGTATATTTGCCTCCAGAAGTGCGAATTCCATACCAGCAAAGTACCCTTCTCGATCCTCTTCCAAAAATTGCTCGAAACTCTAGAGGGATTCGAATATTCGCCCTGATGCCGATAGACTCCTTATTTAAGTGTATCAGCGCTTACCGTATGGTTCATCGGTTTTCTCGAGCCTGATCACCCTCCAGTCGTAAAAGGGGAATGATGGGTTGCGGTAAGCTATATAAGCTATATATCTCTTTTTATCCAAGGCTGGAAGCCAATGATCCACCTTCACTATATCCTCTAAATTAGTCTCGTTCCAAACTTCTCCAACTCTAGATAATGCATCCTTCCTCCTCTGCCTCTTTACTGAAGGTTGAACTTACGCGAGCCCGTAGATTGGTGTCCTCACCTCACTCAAGTATGCTTGTATACTGAATCAATTCCTGAAAGGTTGCCATATGACGATCCGACTACAGTTTACGTGCTGCCGTCGACTGTTTGCTTCTCCCGACAGTGGCCCAACCGGAGACTGTCCGATGTCCAGGATGCTCTCAAAAGTATTAGGATGCTGATACTTCCAAAATACGGTTCTGTTGATGCCATGTATTCTGATTTACTGACCTCAAAAGGTCAAAAGCTATTATGTACGAGGGGCTCATGGTTCTTTTTTTAGGTCTAGACACCTCTTAATTGACAACTAGGCTGAGGAGACGCATAATGAATAATTTTAGGCTTCAGATATTAAGAAAATACATGGAGTTTTTCTGACTTTCAGAACTTTCAACGGGAGAACTCTATTTTGTGTAAACTATCAGTGAAGTGGGGGAAATAGTCTTAGCGTCGGCCTACTTCCCCAGGGAGTTGGTTGAGGTGCCACTTGAAGTAGTAAAAAGACTGGTCGACAAGTTGTAAAAATAGCAATCGGAGGATTTAAGGCAGATTAGGACCAGGTAATGTCGCTATGGATGTCTATCACTGCTCCTAAACCAATAAATAGGATTCTTTGATGATCGAACAAACTCTCGGCACTAAGAAAATCAAGACGCAGGCTTTTCAACGTAGCCAGAGTAGTACGACTACAGAACTCGCATACACAGCCAGTGGAGTAGATGGAATATTCCAGCTTTACTCCAGAAGGAAGAAGAGTACATCCTAATATACTCAGTAAAACTAAAGTCAGACAGTTTAGCGCTGGTTTATATGTCTAGTAGAAAAATGCAATACTTATCAGAAATCGATCATATTTCTCTAAAAGGAGAAACTACAATACACCTATCTggatatatgtacgtatatactaAACAACGCCTGGGTTCTGAGACGAGTATTACTGAAATAAATAAGCGATGGGGTTGACATTATTATTTATGCAAGTTGACATTGTTATTCACACATTTGCAAAAACATAGTGCATCAAACAGGTGCTTTTAATTTGCAAAACTAAAGCTGTGATCATTCTTTTTACGAGAAAGAGATCATTCTAGTTATAAGCACTTTAACACTCAATGGGGATGAATCATGGAATCTCATGGAGAGAAATTCTATCTGCGAATCACAATAAAATGGATCGATTCCTGAAGCAGTTTGTTATTGGTGATGAAAAGtcaattatgtaaattttaagtgaaaatgGCGGTGCGGTAAGCCAGGGTTAGCGGTAAGAATATTTTGCTATGCGCTTGGTGGGCTCTGCTGGGAatcacttattattatatgctCCTCTACAGCTAATCTCTTAATAATTGGGCCGTTTGAAAAATACAATCGCCCATAATAAGAATTTTAGACCACACATGGGATCTTCTTATGCATCCACGTTATAGCCCGGACCTGGCACCAAATCATTTTTACACTTTCCTGACTATAGCGAGTGCTTTTGTTGCTGAAAAATTCGCCTCAAAAGAATCAAGATTCCTTTTTTACTAGACCATGCATATATGTGAGAGATATCCttagatttttttaagtttaataattattatattaagatatcatatagtaaataaaaactCTTGATATATGCATTTAATATGACTATTACATATCCATTCTTTTACAAGTTCTTATCAATATCATAAGGTGCGGTTGTTAAAAATTACAGAAGGATGAAAAAGATCTGTCAACTATTGGGTATTTTGAGCAACACACATTTGTCTAAAGTTAATATACCTAATcataattgtataaataaacgaaacgttactacataatttttaaacattgcatttatttattcttgaaaTTATTACGTCTTTGCAAACAAACATTAGTTTTCGAGATTTTGTactctttttttatattcttcgaACTCATTTTGTAGTTTGTTAATGGTTTCCTCCAAACTATTTATACGCGATTGCTGAGTTTCTTTAAAATCCCATGATtgcttaaatgtatttttaatagaaTGTGTTGACCTCTTATTTAGAGCATGATAGTCTAAAATTTCTGATTCTTCCAGAAGAGGAGGTAAACTTTTGCATGATCCACAATCTTGCCAAAAGTTTAAGCTTATTTCTGGCATATCAGCACATTTTTTAAAACCACCCTGTACTTTTGGTAACAGAAAAACATTCGAtgtaatttcattcattttatcACCATTATCACAAAGTATACGTCCTAAGTTTGCTTGTTTTATTTGGTTTAGTTGTTGTGGAAGAAAAACTCCACTATTTTCGTAGTAAAACCTATCTCCGTCACGAAGTCTACGAAATTGTTCCACGAGCAAGCATTGGAATAAAGGTCCAACTTTTCCATCCTCAATTTGGTCTTCTAAAATACCACCAACCCAGACATCAATGTTATCCGGATGTCCATAAATCTCCTTAAGTTTTCTACGCACATCAGcgcttttaatataattttccatGTCATCGAAAGTTACTGCTGTTGAAAGGTTGCAAAATTTCCTGTAAACATTGTAACCTGGAAGTCCGTGATCTCTGCTACGCTGAATATTAATAGCTGCTAAATCTAATGCAACTGCATGTGAACTCTGAAATAGTTTCTCAGTTAGTTCACTATTTAGATTTTCTTCGGGAGTTTTTAGTTTAGCTGGGATTGAGAACATGCCCCGGATGAGTGGATCAACACCACCTTCATAAGCAAGTCGCCAAGGTGCAAAAAATGCTTTGTGCAATGGTAAATGGCCTTGGGGAATGGGTTGGAAGGTAGAGTTAAGACGATGGAGTACTGGGTTTATTATGGTATGGCCGAAACGTAATGCGGCTGTGGCAAAAACATTAGATATTGATGGATCTATATTAGGGTCGTATCCTTTATATTCGCCCAACAATTTCATACCACTTTCACCGACAATTAAGGGTAGCCAATGTTTATAAGTAATATGTTGCATTTGGGCACCCACAATTTTACGCGCCTCTTGATATATAGTATCACCATCCCAATGTGGATTTAAGTCACGCAATTTTATAGCAATTCGATTATGCTCTCGCATCCAGATGGTATGCATCGCCAGTAAGCCAATTTGTTCATTAACTCTTATATCGCCAGCAACAAAGCAGTTCATTGTATTTTCGTTCAGATTTCTCCGACAATCCATACCATCCTGAGGTGCAGCGAAGGGTAACATATCTTTTTGTCCAGGAAATTGTACTCCTGTTCTTAGAAGTCCGTCATCAGTTGTAAGATTTCGAAGTTCGACTGAGAATTCATAGCTATAGCCATAAACTTGAGATGCATCAATATAAGAAGTGAGTTGGTTTATTTGTTCTCTATGCTGCACCCCTTCAAAAAAAACTGACGTCATACCGGAACCACAAACAGAGCTTGTTCGAATTACATCGATGCACCGGCGATTTTTTATGCGAGGATCTCCTGGAGGGACTTCAATAGGAAAGCAAGGAGGTGCATAGTCACACGTCTTTTTACAATCTATTCCATCCCAACTTTCCGAACTTACAGATGGCAAAGCATGATCCAAATCATGATCTAAAAATTGTCCCCACTGCATTACCATATGAGTAATTCGGTTATCTGGAGTTATTCGCTTGGTTGTAATAACTGAAGTTGAAATCAAACGTGAGCTGGGTTTTAAAAATCCTCcgtataatttcttttttgtccAACCAACAGGTGTGCTGAAACCATTCTCATAAATTGGTTTAACATTCCGTTTAAATGCAGTAAGAGATGCTCCCCACCAAGGATTTTT
This window harbors:
- the LOC126762012 gene encoding clavesin-2 isoform X1, with translation MACIHAHKCGSSVYKTCKFVLEAETKHKPETTECESTESFDPYTCSLSPALKLIAKEELHEDDNIRHQALHQFREWISKHPRIKKCRTDTLFLLRFLRTKKFSVPDACEMLERYLTIRQLFPQWFSNLDILDPTISEIFDNGYLVPLPQRDDDGRQIILSVAKNFDPYKYSSVQMARVHSLICEGLLDDEPSQVAGYVYINDESGINMGFASLWSLSDLRNMVKCIQNSTPMRHKATHFVNIPHFANRIIELGVSLLSEKLKNRITIHKSVDALKERVKPEILPKEYGGSIPMADIIKDFKLKLIQKRDSILALDEMCIEITKDCNSPSVKIISDIDTGVIGSFRKLEVD
- the LOC126762012 gene encoding clavesin-2 isoform X2 encodes the protein MACIHAHKCGSSVYKTLLEAETKHKPETTECESTESFDPYTCSLSPALKLIAKEELHEDDNIRHQALHQFREWISKHPRIKKCRTDTLFLLRFLRTKKFSVPDACEMLERYLTIRQLFPQWFSNLDILDPTISEIFDNGYLVPLPQRDDDGRQIILSVAKNFDPYKYSSVQMARVHSLICEGLLDDEPSQVAGYVYINDESGINMGFASLWSLSDLRNMVKCIQNSTPMRHKATHFVNIPHFANRIIELGVSLLSEKLKNRITIHKSVDALKERVKPEILPKEYGGSIPMADIIKDFKLKLIQKRDSILALDEMCIEITKDCNSPSVKIISDIDTGVIGSFRKLEVD
- the LOC126762012 gene encoding clavesin-1 isoform X3 codes for the protein MLEAETKHKPETTECESTESFDPYTCSLSPALKLIAKEELHEDDNIRHQALHQFREWISKHPRIKKCRTDTLFLLRFLRTKKFSVPDACEMLERYLTIRQLFPQWFSNLDILDPTISEIFDNGYLVPLPQRDDDGRQIILSVAKNFDPYKYSSVQMARVHSLICEGLLDDEPSQVAGYVYINDESGINMGFASLWSLSDLRNMVKCIQNSTPMRHKATHFVNIPHFANRIIELGVSLLSEKLKNRITIHKSVDALKERVKPEILPKEYGGSIPMADIIKDFKLKLIQKRDSILALDEMCIEITKDCNSPSVKIISDIDTGVIGSFRKLEVD
- the LOC126762007 gene encoding peroxidasin, whose translation is MQKAFLIIFTLFCIYENTAGKVGNNKCPIGCTCHVRTMRCEQAGLDSIPENISNDVQMIDLRDNNLHDIPAAAFRGLPFVTTLFLNYNGITTIDKNAFVDLSNLKQLYLGNNKLKDISVDLLQPLKNVKVIYLDNNMIAKIHKGTFSHLLDLSYLSLNNNELVNIPSDEFTYLPRLQYLQIDNNPLTCDCAVHALWNNYFNGPEKTINQIILSCGSSSATNKKFANLEPQDFECNIPEIILAPENQLVVAGKSLTLECDADGEPEPVIKWYFNGKPLKTDERKILDNENTELNINNVIKNDTGIYTCIAQNYNGNVSIQANVTVYDSEQKPRLIIEPYDLEVILGTIFEIPCKAEDHNGVQVIWRHDGKVITENIFSNDKYQVSGSGSLLVKNVTTADGGRYECTLKNQYGRVTASALVKVKGSVSKAPGDNYVRIAFNEALMEIDLAINNTIDALFTKRNRNSNGTPNYADLLRVFRFPKGEARQLARAAEIYERTLVNIRKHIAKGDALSTSSESYEFKDLLSREHLHLLAELSGCVEHREMPNCTDMCYHSRYRSIDGTCNNMKNPWWGASLTAFKRNVKPIYENGFSTPVGWTKKKLYGGFLKPSSRLISTSVITTKRITPDNRITHMVMQWGQFLDHDLDHALPSVSSESWDGIDCKKTCDYAPPCFPIEVPPGDPRIKNRRCIDVIRTSSVCGSGMTSVFFEGVQHREQINQLTSYIDASQVYGYSYEFSVELRNLTTDDGLLRTGVQFPGQKDMLPFAAPQDGMDCRRNLNENTMNCFVAGDIRVNEQIGLLAMHTIWMREHNRIAIKLRDLNPHWDGDTIYQEARKIVGAQMQHITYKHWLPLIVGESGMKLLGEYKGYDPNIDPSISNVFATAALRFGHTIINPVLHRLNSTFQPIPQGHLPLHKAFFAPWRLAYEGGVDPLIRGMFSIPAKLKTPEENLNSELTEKLFQSSHAVALDLAAINIQRSRDHGLPGYNVYRKFCNLSTAVTFDDMENYIKSADVRRKLKEIYGHPDNIDVWVGGILEDQIEDGKVGPLFQCLLVEQFRRLRDGDRFYYENSGVFLPQQLNQIKQANLGRILCDNGDKMNEITSNVFLLPKVQGGFKKCADMPEISLNFWQDCGSCKSLPPLLEESEILDYHALNKRSTHSIKNTFKQSWDFKETQQSRINSLEETINKLQNEFEEYKKRVQNLEN